ATCTCAGACCACCGACTGGTCCTGAAGGGGGCGGTGATAGTAAGGCTGATACTGAAACAATACCAACGGCTGAGGAAATCTCAGCAGGATGGCTTGTCGGGCATGCAAATGGAGCCAAAGAAAGATGGGCATTTGCAATTAGTGCAAAGAAGAAGTGGTCGGAGAAAGTTAGGACAGACGTAAAAGGTATTGCAGAAACAGGTCGGAGCTATGACAAAGTCTTTTTTATAACATCAAGATATGCTAGATCAAAAGATAGATCAAGAATAGAAGATGAGTTATCAGAGGAGTACAAAACAAGGATTGTGATACTGGATAGAACTTGGATTCTTGAAAAGACTATAGATGAGGGTTACTTAGATCTTGCTTACAACTATTTGGGTGCTGGGAAGGAAGTTAGAAGTAATCAGCTAGGCCCACATGATTACTCCCGCAAGAAACTTCTCGCTGAAATAGAATCAAATCTAAATGACCCGGAATATTACGTAGGTATGGAATTTCATAAAGTTACTGATTTGCTTCTGACTGCGAGGTTATCTCGGAATCTTGAATTGCCTCGTACAGAAACCGATGGCAGATTTGAGCGTGTAATTAGGTTCGCTGAATCTAAAGGGACTCTACATCAGCAAATCAAAGCACGTTACGAGAAAATTTGGACAGCATTCTGGTGGTATGATGATATAGAAACGCTGAAGAACAGCTATGACAGTTTTGAGCAGCTGTCACTTGAAAGTGATTACTCCAAGGATGTAGAGTACTTGTGCAATCTTCTTCAATTACTGTTCAACTCCTTAAACCACAATCTAATG
This DNA window, taken from Candidatus Lokiarchaeota archaeon, encodes the following:
- a CDS encoding tetratricopeptide repeat protein, with translation MNEQNIDSIKPSEFMRKIRPDCYSDSSDNIGYELDKASFDHFLETITSRNQTHDFESFCRKLCERTICPNLRPPTGPEGGGDSKADTETIPTAEEISAGWLVGHANGAKERWAFAISAKKKWSEKVRTDVKGIAETGRSYDKVFFITSRYARSKDRSRIEDELSEEYKTRIVILDRTWILEKTIDEGYLDLAYNYLGAGKEVRSNQLGPHDYSRKKLLAEIESNLNDPEYYVGMEFHKVTDLLLTARLSRNLELPRTETDGRFERVIRFAESKGTLHQQIKARYEKIWTAFWWYDDIETLKNSYDSFEQLSLESDYSKDVEYLCNLLQLLFNSLNHNLMSEEEAQLDERVNKLLHRLETLSTDSDRPNNALEAKTS